One region of Bubalus kerabau isolate K-KA32 ecotype Philippines breed swamp buffalo chromosome 6, PCC_UOA_SB_1v2, whole genome shotgun sequence genomic DNA includes:
- the CRCT1 gene encoding cysteine-rich C-terminal protein 1, which translates to MSSQQSAKGSPRGSSQGPTPCPAPAPDTSSCSSGCCGNGCCGSSGDSGCCGDCCCGDCGCGDCGCCGSSSVGCCCFPRRRRRQGRRGCGCCGGSSQGSQYSSSSGCCGC; encoded by the coding sequence ATGTCCTCTCAGCAGAGCGCCAAAGGCTCTCCCAGGGGCTCTTCGCAGGGCCCCACCCCTTGCCCCGCCCCGGCGCCCGACACCTCCTCCTGCAGCTCTGGGTGCTGCGGCAACGGCTGCTGCGGCTCCAGCGGGGACTCCGGCTGCTGCGGAGACTGTTGCTGCGGAGACTGTGGCTGCGGCGACTGTGGCTGCTGCGGCTCCAGCTCCGTCGGTTGCTGCTGCTTCCCCAGGAGGCGCCGCCGGCAGGGTAGACGCGGCTGCGGCTGCTGCGGAGGCAGCAGCCAGGGGTCGCAATACTCCAGCTCCTCCGGCTGCTGCGGATGCTGA